Part of the Sinomonas atrocyanea genome is shown below.
TCACACGGAATCGGGTTCCGCGGTCCTTGAGCTCGCGCAATTCAGACTCGAGGAGCCTCAGCCCGCGCCATTTGATGAAGGCACAGATCAGGTCCACTGAACTTGCGGACTCGATTTCGCGGCGCAGTTCGTGGGCGAGATTCGGGTCTTCGTGGCTTGCCGTCAGAAGGGCGGCATCGCTGAAAGGAGTGCTCGGACGGCGCAGCTCCCGGCGCCGCACATCGGTCGAGTCGTAGACGGCATGAAGGAGCGTCGGTCCCTCGAGGACGATGTCCGCCGCTTCGGGGCCCGATATCGAGGCGAGCAGCCGATTGGCGGTGGCAATCCGGTCTTCGGCTCGCTCAGAGGCGAGCCGTTCGCGAACCACATTCCCGATATGCCGTGCGAGGACCTCGGGCACATCGGTTTCGGGGATTCCCTCGAATGTCGTCGTCCGCCCTGGCCGCAAGGCCACAACGCGCCTTTGGAGCGCTTCGGTCCGCAGTGTTTCATACAGACCGTCCGGCAGACCGCCGTCGTCGATTCCCCCACTATCGCTCACGCCCTCAGCCTATTGGCTGAGTCCGACATTCTTGGGTGAGCTCACCCGCAGTGCAGAGCGCGCTACCCCTGCCCTGCGGCCTTCTTCTTCCGCTCCGCCTCCTCGCGGTGCCGGCGGATCTGCTCGTGGATGAGCTGCTCCTCCTCGGTGAAGCGGAGGGCGTTGGCGTCATCGCCGGAGTCCCGGGGGCCGTCGGCCTCCTGGCGTGAAGGGTACTCGACCTCGTCCTCCGCCGGCTCTTCGCCGGTGTCGCGCTGCTCAGTCATGGCGACACTGTAGACCCGCTGTGCGCCCTTGGGGAGATGGCGCTCCTCGTCGTCGCCCACGGCCGCCTCCCGGGCTACGCTCGGAGCCATGGACGGCTCCCCCACCCTCGGCATCACCGGCGTCACCGGCGCGATCGGCGGCCACGTGGCCCGCCTCCTCTCCGAGCGCGGCGAGCCCCTGGTGCTGCTCCCCCGGGACCCGGCGAAGGCACCCGAGCTGCCCCGCGCCGTCGTGCGTCCCGCCGACTACGCCGACGGGAACCTCTGCGAGCGCTCGCTCGAGGGCGTCGAGACGCTGCTCATGGTCTCCGGCCGGGAGAGCGAGAGGCGCCTCGACGAGCACCGCAGCTTCATCGACGCCGCCGCGGCTGCCGGGGTGCGGCACCTGGTCTACACCTCGTTCATGGGCGCCGCCCCGGACGCGACGTTCACCCTCGCCCGGGACCACTTCGCCACGGAGGAGCACATCAAGGCCGCGGGCCTCGCCTACACCTTCCTGCGCGACTGCCTCTACGCCGACTTCCTCGAGGCCATGGTGGGGGACGACGGCGTGCTCCGCGGCCCGGCCGGCAACGGCGCCGCCGCGGTGGTCGCCCAGGCCGACGTGGCCCGCTGCGCCGCCGCCGTGCTCCTCGACCCGGCGGCCCATGCCGGGGTCACCTACACGCTCACCGGCCCGGAGGCCCTCACCATGGCCCAGATCGCGCACGTGATCTCCGCCGTCCGCGGCCGCCCCGTCACCTTCCACAACGAGACGGTCGCCGAGGCCTACGAGTCCCGCAGGAAGTGGCCGGCCCCGGACTGGCAGTACGAGGCCTGGGTCTCGACCTACACCGCGATCGCCGCCGGGGAGATGGAGCACGTCAGCGACGACGTCGAGACCATCACCGGACGCCGGCCGATGAGCCTCAAAGAGGTGCTCCTGGCGCGGTAGGCGAATGTGCCCTTCTGGCGGCTCCGCGCCAGCGGTACCGTTACGGCAGGAGCGGCGGAAGGACCGGCCATGACTCGCTTCCTCATCACCTACCACGGCATGCCCTACCCCGAGCGCGAGGTCATCGAGCCCCTGCGGCGCGCGCTGCGCGAATGGACGGAGAAGTCCCTCGGGAGCGCCCTCGTGGACTTCGGTACGCCCCTGCTGCTCGGCGGCCAGCTCTCGGACGGCCAGGCCACGGACGCCGTGCAGATCGACGGCTACACGATCATCGAGGCCCGCGACCTCGCGGATGCGCGGGCGCTGCTCGCAGACCACCCCTACCTCGCCCGCGGCGGGACCATCCAGATCAACGAGTGCGTCGAGCTCTGACCCGGGCCGGGCCGGCGCCGAGCAGCCGAGCAGCGGAAGGAGCCTCCCATGACGCGCTTCCTCATCACGTACCACGACCTGCCCTACCCCGAGATGGACGAGGTGGCCGGGGAGCGGCGCGACTTCCGGGCGTGGGCGGAGAAGGCTCTCGGGGCAGCGGTGGTGGACTTCGGCGCGCCGCTGTTCGTGGTGGGCCAGCTCGCCAGGGGCGAACCCGGCACCCAGATGGAGGTGGACGGATACTCGATCATCGAGGCCCGCTCGGCTTCCGAGGTACGGACGCTCCTGAAAGACCACCCGTTCCTCGCCCTCGGCGCCACCATCCAGATCAACGAGTGCCTCGAGGTCTGAGCGCCCGCCCGGGCGGGTAAGCTCTATCGGTCCGCCTCCACCGCGCGGACCCGGCGTCCATGAAGGAGGCTCGAGACCGTGACGCGGCGATTCCACGGCTGGCGGCCCACGACGCGCCGCGGACGGAATGCCCTCTTCTCCCTCGGCCTGATCGTGGCCTCCCCCATCCTCGGCTTCGTGGCCGCAGAGGCGGCCGTCAGCGTGCTCGGCGTTCCCGCCTCGGACGCCGGCAGCTACCTCCTGTTCGCCATTGCCCTCACCACCGCCTTCATCGCGGGAGCCCACTGGGTGGCCGTCCTCCTCGGGGAGCGCTCGGAACTGGTGCTCATGCTCGCGGTGGCCCTGACGGCGGCGGCCATCGCAGCCTTCGTCTACATCCCGATCGCCGACTGGGGACCCCTCTTCTAGACCCGCGGCGTCGAAGCCCGCGGAACCGTTAGTTACCGACCAGTAGCATCCGCGGGGCCCGCGGCGTTACCCTCGTGTGCATGACCTCCCGGACGACGACGCCCGCCCCCTCCGCGCACCTCTCGCCTTCCTCCGGGGCCGCCGCCGCGGCCCTCGCCAGCCTCGCCGCCCTGGCCACCGGCACCGGCCCGGAGCACGAGGTGATCGCCCCCAGCGACGGCCGGCCACTCGGCGTCGTGCGCCAGGCCTCCGCAGCCGAGATCGCGGCGGCCGTGACCCGGGCCCGCGCCGCCCAGAAGGCCTGGGCGAGGACGCCGGCGACGGCGCGGGCCGCCGTCGCCCGCCGCTTCGCCTCGCTCGTGCTGGACCGGCGCGATGAGATCCTCGACGTCATCGAGGCCGAGACCGGCAAGGCCCGGCTCGCCGCGCTCGAGGAGGTCATGGACGTCTCCCGCACCGCCGCGTACTACGCCCACACCGCCCCCGGGCTGCTGCGGCCGCGCCGGCGCGGCGGGGCGTTCCCCGTGTTCACCCAGACCACCGAGCGCCGCCACCCCAAGGGCGCGGTCGGCGTCATCACCCCGTGGAACTACCCGTTCACGCTCCCGGCGAGCGACTCCGTGCCCGCCCTCCTCGCCGGCAACGCCGTGGTGATCAAGCCGGACGAGAAGACGCCGTTCAGCGCGCTGCTCACCCTCTCCCTCCTGCGCGAGGCCGGCCTGCCCGACGGGCTGGCCCAGGTCGTGGTCGGCCCGCGGGACGAGGCCGGCCCCGCACTGGTGGAGGCCGCGGACTACATCATGTTCACCGGCTCCAGTGCGACCGGGCGGAAGGTCGC
Proteins encoded:
- a CDS encoding SDR family oxidoreductase translates to MDGSPTLGITGVTGAIGGHVARLLSERGEPLVLLPRDPAKAPELPRAVVRPADYADGNLCERSLEGVETLLMVSGRESERRLDEHRSFIDAAAAAGVRHLVYTSFMGAAPDATFTLARDHFATEEHIKAAGLAYTFLRDCLYADFLEAMVGDDGVLRGPAGNGAAAVVAQADVARCAAAVLLDPAAHAGVTYTLTGPEALTMAQIAHVISAVRGRPVTFHNETVAEAYESRRKWPAPDWQYEAWVSTYTAIAAGEMEHVSDDVETITGRRPMSLKEVLLAR
- a CDS encoding YciI family protein, with the protein product MTRFLITYHGMPYPEREVIEPLRRALREWTEKSLGSALVDFGTPLLLGGQLSDGQATDAVQIDGYTIIEARDLADARALLADHPYLARGGTIQINECVEL